In the genome of Pieris napi chromosome 16, ilPieNapi1.2, whole genome shotgun sequence, one region contains:
- the LOC125057184 gene encoding uncharacterized protein LOC125057184: MGIVPFAYPEWVKKKKNSDYIIYSFTVGAIFQNCSCEFSCLLHKMSNFDDILFELTPPELSIIAQNASENILPEKSKSRYISTYDEFITWREEKKANSFSENVMLAYFYELSEKLKSSTLWSRFSMIKSMLKIRNNVDISEYPKLKAFLKRQSDGFTTKKSKILTSNEVEKFLNEAPDDRYLATKVALIFGVVGACRREELANITLKDIEAHGKMLLIKIPNTKNKIPRSFVVEGDFLKIVQKFMNQRSQKAKTDRFFQNYQKGKCTAEAIGINKFGNMPKEIATFLGLPDAEYYTGHSFRRTSATLLADSGANLTSLKRLGGWKSDKVAEGYIAYSLNNKLETGKKITQSINLKSSPSPSHDNTEENVRPSTFVDNDNSSDPIPSTSKRHCITPLTNIHEQSYEINNSLSQTVNMQPKTSPVSIKNCTNFNVYVNYNFYKK, translated from the exons ATGGGCATAGTTCCCTTTGCCTACCCAGAAtgggtgaaaaaaaaaaaaaactctgattacataatatattcttttacGGTTGGCGCCATTTTCCAAAATTGTTCTTGCGAGTTTAGTTGTTTGTTGCACAAAATGAGTAATTTCgacgatattttatttgaattaacaCCACCGGAACTCAGTATAATTGCACAAAATGCTTCGGAGAACATTTTACCGGAAAAGTCAAAAAGTCGCTACATTTCTACATACGACGAATTTATTACGTGGAGAGAAGAGAAAAAAGCAAATAGTTTTTCagaaaatgttatgttggcaTACTTCTACGAACTctcagaaaaattaaaatcttctACGTTATGGTCGAGGTTTTCGATGATAAAAAGTATGCTGAAAATAAGGAACAACGTGGATATAAGTGAATACCCAAAACTAAAAGCTTTCTTAAAACGACAATCAGACGGTTTTACAACTAAAAAGTCGAAAATATTAACATCGAATGAAGTGGAAAAGTTTTTGAACGAAGCTCCCGATGATCGTTATTTAGCCACAaag gttGCGCTGATTTTTGGCGTTGTTGGAGCTTGCCGCAGAGAGGAGTTAGccaatattactttaaaagaTATTGAAGCCCATGGAAAAATGCTACTAATCAAGATTCcgaatacaaaaaataagataCCGAGAAGCTTTGTTGTTGAAGGAGATTTTCTTAAAATAGTGCAAAAATTTATGAATCAGCGGTCTCAAAAGGCAAAAACCGACCGTTTTTtccaaaattatcaaaaaggAAAGTGTACAGCTGAAGCAATCGGGATAAACAAATTTGGTAATATGCCAAAAGAAATAGCTACGTTTCTTGGTCTGCCGGATGCTGAGTATTATACTGGGCACAGCTTCAGGAGGACCTCTGCTACATTATTGGCGGATTCAGGAGCCAATTTGACGTCCTTAAAGCGACTAGGAGGTTGGAAGTCAGACAAAGTTGCAGAAGGCTATATTGCTTATTCATTAAACAACAAACTAGAAACTGGGAAAAAAATCACACAATCCATTAATTTAAAGTCCAGTCCGTCTCCTTCACATGACAATACTGAAGAGAACGTTCGTCCATCTACCTTCGTTGATAATGATAATTCATCAGATCCAATTCCATCAACTAGCAAACGCCATTGTATAACACCTTTGACAAACATACATGAACAAtcatacgaaattaataatagtttgtctCAAACAGTAAATATGCAACCTAAAACTTCCCCAGTTAGTATAAAAAACTGTAccaatttcaatgtatatgtgaattataacttttataagaaataa